CCTCAAGGAGCTGGCCCGCCTCGCCGAAATCGACGCGCCCACCGAGCGCGTGCGCTAAGCGGGCGGTCAGCGCCGCGCCACCGCTGCGCCCAAATACGAGTTCGTGACCACGCACACGGCCCGCCGCACGTTCGTGACGCTGGCCCTGGAGGCCGGCGTGCGCCCCGAGGTAGTCATGCGCATCACGGGCCACAAAAGCCTGTCGGCTTTCCGGCGCTACGTCAACGTGACCGAGGACACCATGCTCGACGAGTTTTCCCGCGCTTTTGCCTGATGAATAAGCCCGTAGCTATCAGCCGCTGGCCATTATCCTTCACCCCTAACTCCAAGCTAACAGCTGACAGCTAGCAGCTGACAGCTAGCAGCTGACAGCTAAAGAATTCTGTGGCTGACATTCGCCAGTACCCCATTCCGGCCGATGCCCTGCCGCCGGAAGTCGGCGACGCTTACGACACGCTGCTTTACGAACTCAGTGACTGGCTGGAAGAGCCTAACCCATTTGAGTCCGATAGCCTGCTTGACTATTTCGAGGAGCACCTTGCCCGGTGCCCCACGCCCATTATCCGCGTGCGCTATTTGTGCGGACTTACCATGCACAACAGGCCCAGCAGCGCCGGCCGCCCGCGGCCACCCATGCCGCTTCCTGGTGCCCGGGCGGCCTTTGCTTCAGGCGTTTCGCTGAGCGCCAGCTTTGATGATTACTATTTCTACTGGCTGGCGGTGCGGCTTACGGAAGCGGTTTGCGAACCGGCAACTCGCGGCTCCGGCAGGCGCGCAGCCACTTGGCTACCGAATGGGACACCATCGCCACGCGCCCGGTCACATACCGCATCGATGAGCCTAATACGGTGCGGCTGTTCAAATTCCTGTTCGGGGTGCTGGTGCCCTTCGCGGGCGACAGCCACACCCAGAGCATTGCCAGCGTTACGCAGCAGTTTCGCCAAGCCGCCGCGCGCCCGGCCCCCGGCCCGCGCCCACCGGCCCCGCCGCCCGAGCCGCTTCCCCAAACCTTGCAGATGCTTTGCCAAGGCGGCCTCACGCCGGCCCACGTGCGCGAGCTATTAGCTCACCTCGGCGCAGCGGATACCGATACCGGCCGCTGGCACCTGGGCGAGCTAACCGGCAAGACCGCCAAGCCGAAAAGCGCCTTTCCAGCCGCGTATCGTGCCCTAGCCGACCTGGGCTTGTTGAAGCAAATGGAAGGGCCGACGTGGCTCAAAATTTTCGTCGCAGAGTTCGAGGTAAATCTTAGCCCCCGTATGGCCAACTACGATACCAAAGGACAGGTCAGCAAGGCTTT
This genomic stretch from Hymenobacter sp. PAMC 26628 harbors:
- a CDS encoding tyrosine-type recombinase/integrase, whose amino-acid sequence is MTTHTARRTFVTLALEAGVRPEVVMRITGHKSLSAFRRYVNVTEDTMLDEFSRAFA